Genomic DNA from Thermus amyloliquefaciens:
CAGATAGGGGGAGGGGAGGCCCAGGAGCTTTCCCTCCGCCTTCCGCAGGTTCCTCAGGCCCCCCCGCCCGGTCTGGGCCTGGTGCAGGGCGGCCGCCAGGAGGATGAGCCCCTGGAAAAAGCGGCGCTTCTCCCCTTTCGCCTTGCGCCAGGCCTCCTCGAGGACCTCGTGGGCCTCAAAGTAGCGCCCTCCCTGAAAAAGGTGCCAGGCCTCCCTCAAGGCTTCCACCCCTTCAGACTAAACTCTTCCCATGCGCGCCCTCCTGGTGCTCCTTGCCGCCTGCCTTTCCGGCCCGGCCCTGGGGCTCAGGCTGGCCACCACCACCAGCGTCTACGATGCGGGGCTTTTGGACCGGCTCCTGCCCGCCTTTGAGAGGGCCGCGGGGGTGCGGGTGGAGGTCCTGGCCGTGGGCACGGGGCAGGCCCTGCGCCTGGCCGAGCGCAAGGATGTGGATGCGGTCTTGGTCCACGCCCCGGAGCTGGAAGGGGAGGCCCTAAAGCGGGGGGTCCTGGCCGAGCCCTTCTGCCTCGCGCAGAACAGCTACCTCCTGGTGGGGCCCAAGGGGGATCCCGCCCGGGTCCGGGAGGCAAGGGATGCCCTGGAGGCCTTGCGGCGGATCGCCCGGGCCCAGGCTCCCTTCGTCTCCCGGGGGGATCGCTCGGGCACCCATTTGCAGGAGCTTTCCCTCTGGGCGAAGGCGGGCCTGGTCCCCAAGGGGGGCTGGTACCTGGAGTCGGGGGCGGGCATGGGCCAGACCCTGGTTCTGGCGGCGGAAAAGGGGGCCTATACCCTCTCCGACCTGGCCACCCACCTCACCGTTGGCCGGAAAAGGGGCCTGGTGGCCCTGCATGGGCGGGATGACCCCCTTCTTTTGAACCAGTACACGTACCACGTGGTCCCTCAGGGGGTGCGGCTCAAGGAGGCGGAAGCCCTTCGCCGCTTCCTGGCCACGGAGGAAGCGGCCCGGCTGGTGGGGGGCCTGCGGGTGGAGGGGGTGCAACTCTTCAAGCCCCTAAGGGGGCGGTGTATCATCCCCTGGAGTGGAGGCCTTTGAGCTTTGGGAAATCTCCTGGCGGAGCCTTTGGGTGGCGGGGCTCGCCACCTTCTTGGCGGCCCTTCCCGCCGTGCCCTTGGGGCTGTGGCTGGCCCTGAAGGGGGGCGGGGGCCTATGGGGGCGGGTCCTCCTCTACGCTGGCCTTGCCCTTCCCTCCGTGGTGGTGGGGCTTTTCTTTTACCTCCTCCTTTCCCGCTCCGGGCCCCTGGGCTCCTTGGGCCTTCTCTATACCCCTTACGCCATGGTGCTGGCGGAGGCGGTCTTGGCCTTCCCCCTCATCGCCGCCTTCGTCCTTTCGGGGGCCAGGGGCCGGGTGGCGGAGGTGCGGCTTCTGGTGAGGAGCCTGGGGGGTAGGGAGCGCCAGGTGCTTCCCACCCTGTTTTGGGAAAGCCGCCGCACCTTGGCCGCCGCCCTGGCCGCGGGGTTCGGGGGGGCCATCAGCGAGGTGGGGGCGGCCACCTTGGTGGGCGGGGATATCCGCCACCACACCCGGGTCCTCACCACGGCCATCGTGGTGGAGACCCGTAAGGGGGAGCTGGAAAGCGCCTTGGCCTTAGGGTTTGTCCTTCTTGGGATGGCCCTCTTGGTCACGGCCCTGCTGGTGGTCTTGGAGCGGGAATGAGGCCGGTTCTGCAGGTCCGGGGGTTGGTGCACCGCCATGGGGATTTTCGCCTCGAGGTTCCCCGCCTCGAGGTCCACGTCGGGGAGATCCTGGCGGTGCTGGGGCCTTCGGGAAGCGGCAAGACCACCCTCTTGCGCCTCCTCGCCGGCCTCCTCTCCCCGGAGGAGGGCCAGGTGGAAGGGGGCTTCCGGGCCTACCTGCCCCAGACCCCACCCCTCCTTCGGCGAAGCGTCCTGGAAAACGCCGCCTTCGGCCTGTGGCTCCACGGGATTCCCCGGCGCCGGGCCCTGGCCCAGGCCGCCCTGCTTTTGGAACGGGTGGGCCTAGGGGCCAAGGCCCGGCAGCCCGCCCACCTCCTGTCCGGGGGGGAGGCGGTGCGCCTGGCCCTGGCCAGGACCCTTTTGGTGGAGCCCGCCGCCTTGCTTCTGGATGAGCCCACCGCCAGCCTGGACCCCGCCAACACCCTGAAGGTGGAGGCCCTGCTCCAGGAGGCGGCCAGGGAGGGCCGGGGGGTGGTCCTGGCCACCCACGACCTCTTCCAGGTGCGCAGGCTGGCCCATAGGGTGGTCTTCCTCTTCCAGGGCCAGGTGGTGGAGGAAGCCCCCGTGGACCGGTTTTGGCAAAGCCCGCAGGACCCGAGGAGCCAGGCCTTTTTGGAGGGAAGGTTGCTTCCTTAGGTGCCCCGTGGCCCAGGCCACCACGGGGGCCCAAGAAAAGCCTGGAGCATGCCCTTTGTTCCCCGGCTCTTTTGGCAACCCCCACGCCTTGGCCCTCAGCCTCCGCCCCGGGCTGCCGCCAGCCCAATCCTTTGGAACCAGGCCTCAGCCTCCTCGCCCTCCACCTCCACCCAAAGCTGTCGGACGGAAAGGCTTCCTGCCCGAAGGGGGGCCTCCTCCCGGAAGCGCACGGTGGCCCCCGGAAGGGCGTAGGCCCCTTCGTCCAGCCTCGTTCCGCCCCACTCCAGGAGGTACCTGGCCAGAAGCCAGGGGGGCAGGGCCCCAAAGCGCTGGGCCAAGGCGCCGCCCGCCACCGGGGGGAAGAGGTCCAGGGTGGCCTCAGGCGCGAGGGGGGTGGAAAGCCCCTCCAGGTAGCGCACATCCCGCCCCTCCAGGAAGACGGAAACCCGCTCGGCCAACGCCTCCCCCTCAAAGAGCTCCTCCCGCAGCCTGGGGTAGAGGCGGACGAGGTTTTCCAGCACCTCCCCCACGGTCCTGCCCTCCACCTGGAGCTGGCCCTTTCCCGTGAGGTCGCGGAAGGTGGCGTAGAGGTTCACCTTGGGCATAAGGAGAGTCTAAGGGAAAACCCGGCCCCCCGGGGGGCCGGGCCTTCCCGAGGGGGTTAGTCCGCGGCCTGGGAGAGGATGCCCAGCTCCTGGAGCTTGGCGGGGGGCACCACGCCCCGCTCCCAGCCCCGCTCCTGGTAGTATTCCTGGAGCATCAGGTCCAGCTCGGTGAGCTGGCCCTTGGAGCCCGCGCAACCCGAGGGCTCCTTGAGGAAGCGTTCGGGGAGGTAGTCCGAGCCCTCGGCCCAGCCCGCCAGGTTGTTGTAGTAGCGCTCCAGGTTGTAGATGCGCTCGCCGATCCTGAGGATCTCCTCGGGGGTCACGGGCCGGCCCCAGTAGGCGGAAAGCTGCTTGGCGTACTCCTCGGGGCCCTCGGCGAACTGGCTGAACTTGCAGAGGTCCAGGGAGTCGGTGAAGGCGGAGAGGTCCTGGAAGAGCTTGGTGAGCTTGCCCTTCCCCTCCCAGGCCAGGGGGTCGGTCTTGTAGGGCACGCCCAGGATCTCCGAGGCCGGGGTGTAGGCCCTAAGGTGGCAGGCCCCACGGTTGGAGGTGGCGTAGGCGATGCCCATGCCCTTGAGGCCCCGGGGGTCGTAGGCGGGGATGGACTGGCCCTTGACCTCGAGGGAAAGCTCGGGGTGGCCGATGGCCTTGGCCCAGCGGGCTGGGCCCTCCGCCAGGCCGTCCCCCACCCCCCGGCGGTGGGCGATGGCCTCAATGGTGCGGATCTCGCCCTCCTTGTCCCCAAACCGGATCCCATCAGGCCCCTGGTAGTAGCCCTTCTCCGTGGCCTCCATGAGGACGGCGATGGCGTTGCCCGTCTCGATGGTGTCCATGCCGTAGGCGTTGCAGAGGTAGATGGCGTAGCCGGTCCAGTCGGTGTCGGTGTGGCCCGCATGGGCCCCGAGGGCCCAGGCGGACTCGTACTCGTAGGACTCAAAGCGGATGGTCCTGCCGTCGATGTGCACCTCCACCATCTTCTTGCAGGCCACGGGGCAGGCGTGGCAGGTGTTGTCCTTGACCAGGCGGTGCTCGCGGATGTACTCCCCGGAGATGGTCTCCACCCCGTCGATGCAGGTGTGCTGGGCGTTAAAGGTGGGCAAGGCCCCCATCACGTTGGTGATGTTCATGAGGACGTTGGTGCCGTAGAGGGAAAGGCCTCCCTTCTTGGGGGCGGTCACGTTCTTGGGGTCGTTGATGGTGGCCGAGGCCTGCTGGTCCGCCTCCCGCCAGGCTTCCGGGTCCTTGGGCTGGGGCATCTTCTCCTGCTTGCCCACCACCACGATGGCCTTCAGCCTCTTGCTCCCCGCCACCGCCCCGGTGCCCCCGCGGCCTGCGGCCCGCTCGTCGTTGTTGATCCAGTTGGCGAAGCGCACCAGGTTCTCCCCGGCGGGGCCGATGGCCATCACGTCGGCGTCCTCCCCGTGCCGCTCCCGCAGGATGCGGTGGACCTCGTGGGTGGTCTTGCCCCAGAGGTCGGAGGCGTCGTGGATGGAGACTTCCCCATCCTTCACCAAAAGGTAGACGGGCTTCTCCGAAGCCCCTCGGATGAGGAGCCCGTCAAACCCCGCCCACTTCAGCTTGGCCGCGGTCCAGCCCCCCATGTGGCTGTCGGTGACCGTGCCCGTGAGGGGGCTTTTGGTGACGATGGCCAGACGCCCGGACATCTTGGCCCGGGTGCCGGAGAGGGGGCCATTCATGATGCAAAGGAGGTTGTCGGGGCCCAAGGGGTCCACCTTCGGCCCGTTTTCAAACACGTACTTCACCCCAAGCCCCCGGCCCCCCACGTACATCTCCAGGTCCTTGGGGTCGGGGGCAAAGTACTCCACCTGGCCGCTGGAAAGGTCAATACGGGCAAGCCTATGGGCATATCCGCCAAGCATTGGCCACCTCCTTAGGGCTTGGAAGACGAGAGCCCGTCGCCGGAAGGGTTCCGCAGGACTGCCCTGGTTCCTGCGGGATTATACCACCGAGCCCTCCGCAGATTGTGAAT
This window encodes:
- a CDS encoding ATP-binding cassette domain-containing protein, with the protein product MRPVLQVRGLVHRHGDFRLEVPRLEVHVGEILAVLGPSGSGKTTLLRLLAGLLSPEEGQVEGGFRAYLPQTPPLLRRSVLENAAFGLWLHGIPRRRALAQAALLLERVGLGAKARQPAHLLSGGEAVRLALARTLLVEPAALLLDEPTASLDPANTLKVEALLQEAAREGRGVVLATHDLFQVRRLAHRVVFLFQGQVVEEAPVDRFWQSPQDPRSQAFLEGRLLP
- a CDS encoding DUF309 domain-containing protein; this encodes MEALREAWHLFQGGRYFEAHEVLEEAWRKAKGEKRRFFQGLILLAAALHQAQTGRGGLRNLRKAEGKLLGLPSPYLGLDWRPLLEEARRRLGA
- a CDS encoding ubiquitin-like small modifier protein 1, which gives rise to MPKVNLYATFRDLTGKGQLQVEGRTVGEVLENLVRLYPRLREELFEGEALAERVSVFLEGRDVRYLEGLSTPLAPEATLDLFPPVAGGALAQRFGALPPWLLARYLLEWGGTRLDEGAYALPGATVRFREEAPLRAGSLSVRQLWVEVEGEEAEAWFQRIGLAAARGGG
- a CDS encoding ABC transporter permease, whose amino-acid sequence is MEAFELWEISWRSLWVAGLATFLAALPAVPLGLWLALKGGGGLWGRVLLYAGLALPSVVVGLFFYLLLSRSGPLGSLGLLYTPYAMVLAEAVLAFPLIAAFVLSGARGRVAEVRLLVRSLGGRERQVLPTLFWESRRTLAAALAAGFGGAISEVGAATLVGGDIRHHTRVLTTAIVVETRKGELESALALGFVLLGMALLVTALLVVLERE
- a CDS encoding aldehyde ferredoxin oxidoreductase family protein, encoding MLGGYAHRLARIDLSSGQVEYFAPDPKDLEMYVGGRGLGVKYVFENGPKVDPLGPDNLLCIMNGPLSGTRAKMSGRLAIVTKSPLTGTVTDSHMGGWTAAKLKWAGFDGLLIRGASEKPVYLLVKDGEVSIHDASDLWGKTTHEVHRILRERHGEDADVMAIGPAGENLVRFANWINNDERAAGRGGTGAVAGSKRLKAIVVVGKQEKMPQPKDPEAWREADQQASATINDPKNVTAPKKGGLSLYGTNVLMNITNVMGALPTFNAQHTCIDGVETISGEYIREHRLVKDNTCHACPVACKKMVEVHIDGRTIRFESYEYESAWALGAHAGHTDTDWTGYAIYLCNAYGMDTIETGNAIAVLMEATEKGYYQGPDGIRFGDKEGEIRTIEAIAHRRGVGDGLAEGPARWAKAIGHPELSLEVKGQSIPAYDPRGLKGMGIAYATSNRGACHLRAYTPASEILGVPYKTDPLAWEGKGKLTKLFQDLSAFTDSLDLCKFSQFAEGPEEYAKQLSAYWGRPVTPEEILRIGERIYNLERYYNNLAGWAEGSDYLPERFLKEPSGCAGSKGQLTELDLMLQEYYQERGWERGVVPPAKLQELGILSQAAD
- a CDS encoding substrate-binding domain-containing protein, with the protein product MRALLVLLAACLSGPALGLRLATTTSVYDAGLLDRLLPAFERAAGVRVEVLAVGTGQALRLAERKDVDAVLVHAPELEGEALKRGVLAEPFCLAQNSYLLVGPKGDPARVREARDALEALRRIARAQAPFVSRGDRSGTHLQELSLWAKAGLVPKGGWYLESGAGMGQTLVLAAEKGAYTLSDLATHLTVGRKRGLVALHGRDDPLLLNQYTYHVVPQGVRLKEAEALRRFLATEEAARLVGGLRVEGVQLFKPLRGRCIIPWSGGL